In one Sandaracinaceae bacterium genomic region, the following are encoded:
- a CDS encoding PrsW family intramembrane metalloprotease, giving the protein MLLGFLQLIIWFVGLPVLAGEGAILMYMCMGAVLAFPAGVMYLTFPRLLDRYDPEPWYALLGCLFWGGIAACGFSVTINSLVGGWFGNVYGEQAGEIVGAVICAPIVEEFWKGMAVFGMFVFLKREFDGIVDGIIYASFVALGFAAVENVLYYGRAAAEGGLGGLGANFVLRGILFPWGHPVYTAMTGIGFGLAREGRHPALRALGPVFGYALAVTLHAMWNGGATFAGMSEEGGAIFCISILLWFAFVTAFIGMVIALVRRRGRILRAHLLDEVALGNITASELEIVTSAFGLLNFRMKYGREGAEFVRAIARLSLSKWHTTRAQSQNMSTVSMDFILPLRAKIAMGRQSLAKRGYR; this is encoded by the coding sequence ATGCTGCTGGGCTTCCTGCAGCTCATCATCTGGTTCGTAGGGCTGCCGGTCCTCGCCGGTGAGGGCGCCATCCTCATGTACATGTGCATGGGCGCGGTGCTCGCGTTCCCTGCCGGCGTCATGTACTTGACGTTCCCGCGTCTGCTGGACCGCTACGACCCCGAGCCCTGGTACGCGCTGCTCGGCTGCTTGTTCTGGGGCGGCATCGCCGCGTGCGGCTTCTCGGTCACCATCAACAGCTTGGTGGGTGGGTGGTTCGGGAACGTGTACGGCGAGCAGGCCGGCGAGATCGTCGGCGCCGTCATCTGCGCACCCATCGTCGAGGAGTTCTGGAAGGGCATGGCCGTGTTCGGCATGTTCGTCTTCCTGAAGCGCGAGTTCGACGGCATCGTCGACGGCATCATCTACGCCAGCTTCGTCGCGCTGGGCTTCGCGGCCGTGGAGAACGTCCTGTACTACGGTCGCGCCGCAGCCGAAGGCGGGCTCGGCGGGCTGGGGGCCAACTTCGTGCTGCGCGGCATCCTCTTTCCGTGGGGCCACCCCGTGTACACGGCCATGACCGGCATCGGCTTCGGCCTGGCGCGTGAGGGGCGGCACCCAGCCCTGCGTGCCCTCGGGCCCGTGTTCGGCTACGCGCTCGCGGTCACGTTGCACGCCATGTGGAACGGCGGCGCGACGTTCGCCGGGATGAGCGAAGAGGGAGGCGCCATCTTCTGCATCAGCATCCTGCTGTGGTTCGCGTTCGTCACGGCCTTCATCGGGATGGTCATCGCCCTTGTGCGTCGTCGCGGCCGCATCCTGCGCGCGCACCTGCTGGACGAGGTCGCGCTCGGCAACATCACCGCCAGCGAGCTCGAGATCGTCACGAGCGCCTTCGGCCTCCTGAACTTCCGCATGAAGTACGGGCGTGAGGGCGCCGAGTTCGTGCGCGCCATCGCGCGCCTGTCGCTCTCCAAGTGGCACACCACGCGCGCGCAGTCGCAGAACATGAGCACCGTCAGCATGGACTTCATCCTGCCCCTGCGCGCCAAGATCGCGATGGGTCGGCAGTCGCTGGCCAAGCGCGGATATCGCTGA
- a CDS encoding DUF4920 domain-containing protein, producing MNGSPRSRSTYLLTIPLAFLATMACAREGVPPESTGSTEHAETPSGVPGAAEGASEAQTGERSFGAPLVGNGETVPLGALLDEPARYTGQVVRTEGEISAVCQRMGCWMELRDSQARAVRVPMAGHAFFLPRDVAGRRAIVEGPLTVRPLGAAEREHLASEGAGATDVALELSATSVVILAPAPG from the coding sequence ATGAACGGCTCCCCCCGCTCGCGCAGCACCTACCTCCTGACCATCCCGCTCGCGTTCCTGGCGACGATGGCGTGCGCACGCGAGGGTGTCCCTCCTGAGAGCACTGGGAGCACGGAGCACGCGGAGACCCCGAGCGGTGTGCCCGGCGCGGCGGAGGGCGCATCCGAGGCCCAGACGGGGGAACGAAGCTTCGGCGCTCCGTTGGTGGGGAACGGAGAGACCGTGCCGCTCGGCGCGCTCCTGGACGAGCCCGCGCGCTATACCGGACAGGTAGTGCGCACCGAAGGGGAGATCAGCGCCGTGTGTCAGCGCATGGGCTGCTGGATGGAGCTGCGCGACTCACAGGCGCGCGCGGTGCGCGTGCCCATGGCCGGCCACGCCTTCTTCCTTCCACGCGACGTCGCAGGTCGGCGCGCGATCGTGGAGGGGCCGCTCACTGTGCGTCCGCTCGGCGCGGCCGAGCGGGAACACCTCGCCAGCGAGGGTGCGGGGGCGACCGACGTGGCGCTCGAGCTGAGCGCCACCAGCGTGGTCATTCTCGCGCCGGCGCCGGGCTGA
- a CDS encoding tetratricopeptide repeat protein has product MSDSESIDDLMQRARKALQDGRNEEALVDLQRVIALAPNLAEAHGRRGEALRRLGRYGDALTALNTAIRLDPRYAFALASRGDTHHRLGDRAMAISDLGVAIELDPRYVWALYRRGEIQMDAGQYDAAIADLSAALEVDPQHVSALASRGEAKRLAGRFQEAIPDFDAALVLNPKLAWVLASRGKCHAQCERRTEALADLDEAIRLKPEFPWALAQRGELHRLTSDHRRAIADLSSAIALDPGNAWSWGSRGASYRSTRRLEEAWADLSQAVRLDANYAWALANRGMVLFEMGRYEAALVDLDRSIALDGNNPFAIGRRAETYVELRRYDAALFDFERLLQRNPQDSWAISHRADTLRLLHRFQEAIAGFERAIDLKPDYAWAVASRGETRFMMGDPESALADFERAVELQPDYPWAHEGRARCLQQLERHEDALDALEPLIAQQPKSARLFRMRAQSRLAQDDLERALMDYEVALGIKPDHADSLMGRANVLWQMGRHVDAALAYAKLVEHPTHGNTALARRGDSLRALGRYTEAVASYTRAVERDAGDALSLVGRALALHALGRLDDALDDLNAAETLDAELPGLANARAETWLELGQLDLALEAYDDEVGRHGDDATLLAARAEAHRRKGDGAQALLDLHRALDQDPACLEARLGRARVYGDSGRHEAALVDAEAALAAVADSVPAHVAVIAALRKLGRLDAALARADDAVAQLPGEASLYLQRALVHRELGHGGDAAADLRSAEDLTRARLDAAGGDLHEHPALSLELLVYVIAAGRPLEARKLANELLVHAPPRHLLRRTVERIDTLQAELGDGEAGAQVRAMLMRAK; this is encoded by the coding sequence ATGTCGGACAGCGAGTCGATCGACGACCTGATGCAACGCGCCCGCAAGGCGCTGCAAGACGGGCGCAACGAGGAGGCGCTGGTCGACCTCCAGCGTGTCATCGCCCTCGCGCCGAACCTTGCCGAGGCTCATGGGCGAAGGGGCGAAGCGCTGCGCCGGCTGGGGCGCTACGGCGACGCGCTCACGGCGCTCAACACCGCCATCCGTCTCGACCCGCGCTACGCCTTCGCGCTCGCCTCACGCGGCGACACCCACCATCGGCTGGGCGACCGCGCCATGGCGATCAGCGATCTCGGCGTCGCCATCGAGCTCGACCCACGCTACGTGTGGGCCCTGTACCGACGCGGCGAGATCCAGATGGACGCGGGTCAGTACGACGCCGCCATCGCGGATCTGAGCGCCGCGCTGGAGGTGGACCCCCAGCACGTCTCCGCCCTCGCGTCGCGCGGTGAAGCCAAGCGCCTGGCGGGCCGCTTCCAAGAGGCCATCCCCGACTTCGACGCAGCCCTGGTGCTGAACCCGAAGCTGGCCTGGGTGCTGGCGAGCCGCGGCAAGTGCCACGCGCAGTGCGAGCGACGCACCGAGGCGCTGGCCGACCTGGACGAGGCCATCCGGCTCAAGCCCGAGTTCCCCTGGGCGCTCGCCCAGCGCGGCGAGCTGCACCGGCTCACGAGCGACCACCGCCGCGCCATCGCCGACCTCAGCAGCGCGATCGCGCTGGATCCGGGCAACGCCTGGTCGTGGGGGAGCCGCGGGGCGAGCTATCGCTCCACACGGCGGCTCGAGGAGGCCTGGGCCGACCTGTCGCAAGCGGTGCGCCTGGACGCCAACTACGCGTGGGCGCTGGCGAACCGCGGCATGGTGCTCTTCGAGATGGGCCGCTACGAGGCCGCGCTGGTGGACCTCGACCGCTCCATCGCGCTCGACGGAAACAACCCGTTCGCCATCGGTCGCCGCGCCGAGACCTACGTGGAGCTGCGTCGCTACGACGCCGCCCTGTTCGACTTCGAGCGGCTCTTGCAGCGCAACCCACAGGACTCCTGGGCCATCTCACACCGCGCGGACACGCTGCGCCTGCTCCACCGCTTCCAGGAGGCCATCGCGGGCTTCGAGCGGGCCATCGACCTCAAGCCCGACTACGCTTGGGCCGTCGCGTCCCGCGGCGAGACCCGCTTCATGATGGGGGACCCGGAGAGCGCGCTCGCAGACTTCGAGCGTGCCGTGGAGCTGCAGCCCGACTACCCCTGGGCCCACGAGGGGCGCGCCCGCTGCCTGCAGCAGCTGGAGCGTCACGAGGACGCCCTCGACGCCCTGGAGCCGCTCATCGCCCAGCAGCCCAAGTCGGCGCGCCTGTTCCGTATGCGCGCACAGTCGCGCCTGGCCCAGGACGACCTCGAGCGGGCGCTGATGGACTACGAGGTAGCCCTCGGCATCAAGCCGGACCACGCCGACAGCCTCATGGGACGCGCCAACGTGCTGTGGCAGATGGGCCGGCACGTCGACGCGGCGCTCGCCTACGCGAAGCTCGTGGAGCACCCCACGCACGGCAACACGGCGCTCGCGCGACGCGGCGACAGCCTGCGCGCGCTGGGTCGCTACACCGAGGCGGTGGCCAGCTACACGCGGGCGGTGGAACGCGACGCTGGAGACGCGCTCTCACTCGTCGGTCGCGCGCTCGCGCTGCACGCGCTGGGGCGCCTCGACGACGCGCTGGACGACCTGAACGCGGCGGAGACGCTGGACGCGGAGCTGCCCGGCCTCGCGAACGCGCGTGCCGAGACCTGGCTGGAGCTGGGTCAGCTGGACCTCGCCCTCGAGGCCTACGACGACGAGGTGGGGCGACACGGAGACGACGCCACGCTGCTCGCCGCGCGGGCCGAGGCCCATCGCCGCAAGGGAGACGGCGCGCAGGCGCTGCTGGACCTCCATCGCGCGCTCGACCAAGACCCCGCTTGCCTCGAGGCCCGGCTCGGTCGGGCTCGCGTGTACGGGGACTCGGGACGGCACGAAGCCGCTCTGGTGGACGCCGAGGCGGCGCTGGCCGCGGTCGCCGATTCGGTCCCCGCGCACGTCGCGGTCATCGCAGCCTTACGCAAGCTGGGGCGCCTGGACGCTGCGCTGGCCCGCGCCGACGACGCGGTGGCGCAGCTGCCCGGGGAGGCGAGCCTCTACCTGCAGCGGGCGCTGGTGCATCGCGAGCTGGGCCACGGCGGCGACGCGGCAGCGGACTTGCGCAGCGCGGAGGACCTCACCCGGGCGCGGCTGGACGCGGCGGGGGGAGACCTACACGAGCACCCTGCGCTGTCGCTCGAGCTGCTGGTGTACGTGATCGCCGCCGGCCGCCCGCTCGAAGCGCGCAAGCTCGCGAACGAGCTGCTGGTCCATGCGCCGCCGCGACACCTGCTGCGGCGAACGGTCGAGCGCATCGACACCCTCCAAGCAGAGCTCGGCGACGGCGAGGCCGGGGCACAGGTGCGCGCCATGCTGATGCGCGCGAAGTAG
- a CDS encoding EAL domain-containing protein, with protein MTHEAHDMEDGEASGTKQVAQAGLPAAIVVVDEGGALLFSGGTEPVWAGAAPAGWLDGLPAGEADRVRASVATALRDGAMSARLLLPRGHGLPVRTNVRITALDAPDGVQVACLMALHDVSSDAGRDRFLDSVQDLLAEAQSAFAVGVVDLPEFRRVVSGLGTADADALLRGVLARITTTLGARASVQRIGPSEFALLIPQGDDEELVQAWMEDLHDELRSPYRVKGRDVTLRNAVGFASAKRGYLEAATLLSDAETAALHANIRDTSGSAVFRTAIRDEDRRVIEVASALRSAVQRGEMHLVYQPILALDTQRVAGFEALVRWTSPSLGVVGPDEFIPIAEKLGWVGELDTWVMRNACSWAAGVAGAFSLSVNVSARWSDDMTLIDRVAETLRETLFPVERLRVEITETALARDAVASRRVLRGLHDLGVSLAMDDFGTGYSSLRALAELPLDVLKIDRTFIDPIDRDARACDIVSAVVAMGQSLGMSIVAEGVETEGQRERLTSMGCDLGQGYLFERPLSGADAQRRLLADR; from the coding sequence GTGACCCACGAGGCGCACGACATGGAGGACGGAGAGGCCAGTGGGACCAAGCAGGTCGCGCAGGCTGGGCTGCCCGCCGCCATCGTCGTGGTCGACGAGGGCGGGGCCTTGCTCTTCTCAGGAGGCACGGAGCCGGTCTGGGCCGGTGCGGCGCCCGCTGGGTGGCTCGACGGTCTGCCCGCTGGCGAGGCGGACCGAGTGCGTGCGTCCGTGGCCACGGCGCTGCGCGATGGGGCCATGTCGGCGCGTCTGCTGCTGCCTCGCGGGCATGGCCTCCCGGTCCGCACCAACGTCCGCATCACGGCGCTGGACGCGCCAGACGGCGTTCAGGTCGCGTGCCTCATGGCGCTGCACGACGTCAGCAGCGACGCGGGGCGAGATCGCTTTCTCGACAGCGTGCAAGACCTCTTGGCCGAGGCGCAGTCCGCGTTTGCCGTCGGGGTGGTGGACCTACCCGAGTTCCGTCGCGTCGTATCGGGGCTCGGCACCGCAGACGCGGACGCCTTGCTGCGCGGTGTGCTGGCGCGGATCACCACCACGCTGGGCGCTCGCGCGAGCGTGCAGCGCATTGGCCCCTCGGAGTTCGCGCTCCTGATCCCACAAGGTGACGACGAAGAGCTCGTGCAGGCCTGGATGGAAGACCTCCACGACGAGCTGCGTTCCCCCTACCGCGTGAAGGGGCGCGACGTCACGCTCCGCAATGCGGTCGGCTTCGCCAGCGCGAAGCGTGGGTACCTCGAAGCGGCGACGCTGTTGAGCGACGCCGAGACCGCCGCGTTGCACGCCAACATCCGAGACACCTCGGGCAGCGCCGTGTTCCGCACCGCCATCCGGGACGAGGATCGACGCGTGATCGAGGTCGCGAGCGCGCTGCGCTCGGCCGTGCAGCGCGGGGAGATGCACCTCGTCTACCAACCCATCCTGGCCCTGGACACCCAGCGCGTCGCGGGCTTCGAGGCGCTGGTGCGTTGGACCAGCCCCTCGCTCGGGGTGGTCGGCCCGGACGAGTTCATCCCCATCGCAGAGAAGCTCGGGTGGGTGGGTGAGCTCGACACCTGGGTCATGCGCAACGCGTGCTCGTGGGCGGCGGGCGTGGCGGGCGCGTTCTCGCTCAGCGTCAACGTCTCGGCTCGCTGGTCGGACGACATGACGCTGATCGACCGCGTCGCCGAGACGCTTCGCGAGACCCTCTTTCCGGTCGAGCGCCTGCGCGTCGAGATCACCGAGACGGCCCTGGCGCGCGACGCCGTCGCCAGCCGCCGCGTGCTGCGCGGGCTGCACGACCTCGGCGTGTCGCTCGCCATGGACGACTTCGGGACGGGGTACTCCTCGCTCCGGGCGCTGGCCGAGCTGCCGCTGGACGTGCTCAAGATCGACCGCACGTTCATCGACCCCATCGATCGCGACGCTCGCGCGTGCGACATCGTCTCCGCCGTCGTGGCGATGGGTCAGTCGCTCGGGATGAGCATCGTCGCCGAAGGGGTGGAGACCGAGGGGCAGCGCGAGCGGCTCACTTCGATGGGCTGCGACCTGGGGCAGGGGTACCTCTTCGAGCGCCCGCTGTCTGGGGCCGATGCTCAGCGCCGACTGCTCGCGGACCGGTGA